The segment tcaaatttttttaatttttaataagaattgaataatattatctaagtgtttaacaaaataatattaccaccaaaataaaaatcttaatatccatgcatttaaataagtTAGTATCgatttgtttaattatttaaattgtagAGGATTTAGGGTATAGTCTTTATTAACGTGGGGCGAGGTAGAATTGGTAAGTAAAAGAGTTATGTTAGTGATGAGATTagatgaaacaaataaaaatttgttatatcaataatttgtaaaaatattgtaaaatagtttgtgcttgtagcattactcattatatatatacatatatatatatatatatatatatatttaaagataGAACTCATTTTATAATTGAAAACAAAGTAACATAACAAACCAATtgacatgcactacaaagtacaaacttCTTCAGTAAGATTCACTAGCTGTATCACAAGCTTAGACAAAAGTTTTAGAATCAAGAGTTCAAGGCCCATCGGACATACAAACCTGGACCAAGTCTATAGATATTATAaaggtaaaaacaaaaactaagctTTGACACGTCAAACATCTCTGAAGCTAAAGTTTGCACCCGATATCTTTTAGTCTTTGAAGCTTATTTCACTGGCAATGCATAATCAGCTACACGAAATATTGACACATTAAGCACAACAGGCTTCCCCTTGATCAGCTCAAAGACACAAACATCTCCTTCTTCTAAATTATTCTCCCTGGCAAATACGATCCATCCCCGCCCTATGTTCATAGCTGAACTTAAGCGACCTCTATTATGGCAATTGACAGACCATTGCCTTCCATCAGATGTCTCCAGCTTCGCAATTTGAGGACCACAAAGATGCTTGATAGCAAATCTGGCAGGAATATACTgcacaagaaagaaagattgcAGCTAATCAAGCATATTTTCATGGAGATAACTTGAAAAACAATTCATAATCATATCTTCTATAAAGGCTCACCATTATATGTTTATGCATATTAGCACGCCCTATGATTCCCATGAAAGAAGGGTTTTTAGGCCTAAGCCTTCTGGCTGCTTGCattactctctctcttcctctggaCATCATGAGTTTCCCTTTCGAAGACATGCCAGAAATTTGTTTCTTTACAGACTTTTCTCCCACTTCTTTATGGTTTGTGGGCAACTCATCATCTGAGTTAGACATTTCGTTTTCATTCTTGTCGTGCATTGATATGTTTGCATCATCTAATTCCATAATGTCCACCTGATCTTCTAATTTACAGTTCTTGCTCAACGGATACTGAATCTCAGTGGCAGTCTTATCAAATACAAGAACATGGAAATTTGAATTTCCTTGATATTCAAAGACTAGAAAGTAACCACAACAAATAGAATGGTATTCGACAAAATCCTTCCAACCATCACAAAACCAAATGTTCTTGTCAACTTTCTCCAATCCCACTTGCCAACTAGGACCATAGGGTACAGTGAGTTTGGAAACAGTGGATAGTTCATCCCCAAATTCCCTCACAAACTTTTCAGGGATGCTCTGCAGCCACAAATCAACTTATATAAACTGTCTTTATGTACAATGTAAAATGAAATCAACTAAACATATGTTTCCAAGATGTAGAAATATTGCTTCTAATAATTACAATTCTTAGACTAGCTAGGATTGGCGACACAGACCAATCACTTTAATTgaacttttaaaatttgatcTGGTTTCTTGTTTCTCCCATTTTCTTAATTTTCGTAGAATCACCAGTTGTTGttccaagttttcaaaattatctCAACATATCTATTGGCAGGGTAGTtctaataaaatgaaatgaggaAACTAAAATCAACATATTCTCTGAACATCAATGAGGCAATAATGATATGTCAACCATGTGATGAACAGGCATTTTACTGGTTCATGGTTCATCACATTTCACCTCTACCACTTTGGCTTGGGTAGAATGTTTTGCAATTTGGTTTGCTACATTATTGAAGATTTTGCTGAAAGAAGGGCTTCTCACAATGAACAGGAAACATAAcattaaaaagattaaaaaaaaaaaaaaaaaaacaccaatagAGCTGTTTCTACTTCATAGTGTTTTAAAGGTGCTCAACACAGGACAATCAGTATCAATGCGTTGTGGAAGACAACAAGGACAACTAATTTTGAAAAGGGATCAAAATTTCACCAAGAAAGCCTTAACTAAAATTTGTTAATGTTTTTggccacacaaaaaaaaaaaaaaaaaaaatttactaattttttaacATGTTTGAATGATGTGAGACAACCAGACAATAAACTTCCAACTCCTAGTGaagcaaaagattttttttttttttcttttctcaattttgtttatgtttataattatttttaatttttgatagtcaaaatttatcattaaataataaatattatcttcaCTTTTCATCAATATCTTTTACCGTTATGTAATACTAGTTTTGCCACTTTCAAATTCATATATTTCAAGTATGGGTTTTTTTAtcttctcacccaaaaaaaaaaaaaaaaaattggactcaACGTATCCCTCCATTGTTGTGATTAGATAAAGTTTTTCTTGATAAACATTATAATTAGATAAACTAAATTAGGCAAAAACGGATTAGAAATAAAAACTGAAGCAAGAACTCACATGCATGCACGAGCAAGTGAAcatattcaaaatcaaacatgtAAGTCATTGAAATACAGTGTAGCAGGGTACATTACTTACCAGGTTCATGTGTTGAATAGTGGAGGGAAGGATTATCTTGAAGAAGTGAGAGGGTGTCCTGCTCTTGCACCTGCCCGCCATAGAACTTGAAGGccgttgatgatgatgatcacAGTTGGGCACCACTCTAATCCGGCGAGGTCTCTTTGATTAAAAAGTATATATGGTCACAATGGTTGATCAAAAGTTGGAAAATTTATTGACGAGGCTCTGCCTTCCTTTTGGGATTTGGTTACCATTACCAGGGGAGTTTAAAAAGGGCTGATTTTTATCAGGGTAATTGTGGACATCATTCAAAGTTGATGCTTTTAAGGTGTACTACAGTACTACTGACATTGGAAAATTCATGGATATGACTATAGTGCATGTTTGGCCGCTCAACTTTGATAGAAGATTTATGAACATGCTTATCTGTTTTTTATGTATGTAAAGAAGtgcttatttaatttattatgtatttattttcatttaaatttatgttttctagaaatttattttttaccatatataaattaattcttttactGGGAATGACTTTtctctgattttattttttattattattatttttttgtgtggagaGTGAGGTGAGTGAGTTACAAGTAGACTCTAAATGAGTTTTTCTTACACTATGTTTGGCTAGGGTAAAAAGGGAAAATATGAAAGATAgggagacaaaaaaaaaagaaaaaaaaaaaagaaggattttCCTTTGTTTGATTAGAGTactgaaaagaaagataaaaaaaaaaaaaaaaaaaaaatttggggatggatagagtttttccctttccaAATTAGGGAGAAAATgacattgagaaaaaaaaaaacaaaaatacaaaactaccCTAACTCTTTTTTTCCTACTTCTAATAGTAAGTGtataatagtaatttattatttatcctttcactttttattctctcttctAAATGCACATAATGAAAAATACACATTTTGCCAACACGTTGGTTGGTTCAGTGGTAAGGAGCTTGTGGCCCTGCTTGTCAGGCTTGGGTTCGAGTCACCTCCACAGCCAATTGTTGGTGGGCATCCTTAGTGGGGTTAACCCCCCGCACGATTTGGCTAGAACGGCCTGAGCCTACGTCAGATCGGCGCCCTGCCCGGGGGTAAAATATAGCCATAAAGGCCCCCATtttctttaaccaaaaaaaaaatacacattttttatCCTCAACATTTTCTATTCTACTATTTTTCTATAATCTTAACCAAACAAAGCCTTAGAGTATTCTCATCCAATCATCTAAaacttgtaaaaaattaaaccacCTCCAATTGGAAaggatatataattatatatatatatatatatatatatagagataggttcaagttacacttggtgtaatttgaaagaattacaccttttttaaaccattgaatttaaatagatccaacggttaaaaaaaatcctcattattacaaatatttttattaaaatcttaTTAATTACCCTCATTTATTACCATCTAAACCTATCTCTAAACCCAACTAAAGAAAACGTCTGACTCTCTCTCTACGTTTGGTGTTCAAGCCGGTAGTCTCTCTGTTTGTCTCTGTCTCTACATTCTAAACctacgtttctctctctctctctatccccTCCTCCATTGCTCCTCCACCATTGTTCCACCTCCACAGGTTgccggcaaaaaaaaaaaaaaaaaagagaagccGAACTGTTTCTATTTGTGAGtactctttttctatttttcctttcttttctgtcGTGAGtgctctgttttttcttttcttttcttttctggtttGACTCTCTCCAGAACTCTACGTTTCTTTTCTGGTATCTTCTTTTTTGGTCTTACATTTTTCTTTGgtgtggttttcttttttttttttttttttcaaagactCTAGCATCTAATTTATAGTTGAAGTGCCTAAGCTTTTCATAGGCTTTGCAGTTTTGTTTTTCTGGCACTAACTGTTGACTGTAATCATAtacagtatatatattttttaatttatgctaGTTCCAATATATTCGACCATATTGAATAGAGCAACTTGAGCTAGATAGTTGAATAATTTTGGTAGCTTATGCTGAATCATTCATTTATTTAAGTAGTCTATTTATTGGTCTATTGGTTGGTTGTTAGTGATTCGTTTTCTATTACTTgattcattcatttttctttggtgatggttgttttttttttattaaaaaaaaaatgtgttctATGTGTATGATCAAATGCCACTTAGAAGTtcttatctttcttttcctataCTAATGTTGTATTCCATATGGGTTTTCTACATGTTTTTATGTAGTGTCTCTAATGAAGCTATGCTGCTCTAATTGGGTTTACAGGTCCTTTATCCGCAATTGGATCCATACTCACGGGAATTGACTACATAGGTCTAGGCCATGTGATGGTGTTTGCTAATGGGGATTACTCCCAAGCTTTGGAAGAATTATTAAGAGAGCAGTAAGGTTGGAGACACGAAAAGGCAGTTACGGGGTTGCAGTGGGAGTGGTGTTTACAGAGGTTGATGACAATGATATTGATGATTTAGCATAAAGTGAGTTTTTTCATTACATTtttcgagtttttttttttttttttaaagaattttttattgtaataatatatacatCATGTTTCAAATTTACTTATACCTTTTTTTGTTCTACTTTAGGTCATGTGGCTGAAGAGAATCACAAAATGAGCATTCCTTGGtggaattaatatatatattgagtccAAGTAGCTAAAGGAACTATGTTTAAGGACCTATGTTGTTAATCATGATGAAAtagttttatttggttttttgttttgtttttttaagggCCTATGTTGGAATACTGTTATTTAAGGACATATGCCTCATTTTTTTCGATTTTCTACTGCTCACCTCTTGTTTTGAGGGGGTACTTGCAGTTTTTTGTGTTTGcttttttaataacaatttcTTAGGGATGATCTATCTTTGTTTGTGGTTCTAAATAACAGGTAGTATAGCTGCTTTAAGTTATTGCATTAGTGGTTCTGCACtgtttattgcactttactgcACTGTTCTGTTTACTGCACTTTACTGCACTGCATTAGTATAGCTGCACTGCACTGCACTTTACTGCCTCTGAATCCTCTTATGTTAGGAAATGCAAGATAATGTCTGGTCATGGAGTTCCAAGATAGTTTATTGCGtcattgagttataaaattttcatattgcAGGTATATTATCCATAATGCCAgattatgaaataaaaattctttaaatacATATACAATTTATTGTTTGAATTTGCATTTTTAACTTTATTGTTCTGTTTGAGCTAACACTTTAGCAGGTCATTCACACAGGACAATGTGTCTCCACCTCGGGAGAAGCTGTAATAGTAGCTCAGGAAGTTGTCAAAACAATGCTAGCCGAGGGATATGTTCTGGGCAAAGACGAATTAATCAAGGCCAAAGCTTTTGATGAGTACCATGGAGTCTCAGCTACTGCAGCAGCCAAGATTGCTGAGCTTAGCGATAGAATTGGACTCACTGATAAAATTCATGTTGGCGTGGAAACTGTTAAGTCTGTGGACAAAAAATTCCATGTTTCAGAAATCACCAAGTCAGCTGCAACAATCACTGGGACAGCAGCTGTAGTAGCGGCAATGGTTACAGGAAAAGCAGCTGTTGCAGCTGGTTATGCTGTAGTCAACAGCACTTACTTTGCCAAAGGAGCACTTTGGGTTTCAGACACATTGAATCGTGCAGCTAAAGCTGTAGCTGATTTTGGTAGCCATGGTACTGATGGTAGTAAACAAATAGATTGATACTATAGCAACTCTTATAGTTGGCTTTACCCTTGATATTGTATACAAATagatagttttatttttttggcataaGTAACAACCTTTCTTATTGGTTGTCTTGTTGTGGAAACAGTTCAGTTTTAGATTGAATCTTTTTGGATTAGTCAATACAAATCACAATATCTTGTGATTTAGAGGAAATGAAATATTAGATTATTGATTGATTAGAATCCCCATGGCTAGGAGGAACAGTTGTGGAttgttttcttcaaattttttttaaaaggttgtaTCAATTTGTCATAGCTCATATGCTATAGTGTTACCCCCTGCCTCAGGCAAACATAGACTTGGTTTATAGTGGTTCTATTGTGTTTCAATGAAATTCatcttgatttaaaaaaaaaaatgtgctgaGGATTAGCATGGAACCAGACACAATCACCACCACAGAAAGTTGTTTGACAATCATAGAAAGTCATTACAAGAAATTAAAGTATAACAAATCAACAATGTTCATAGTCTTACATTCATCATATGGTAACATCAATGGGGTACTTAATTTTCCAGGAGAAACATTTCGATTCCATACCTGCTCAATAAGATTGGCAGCTTATAGGAGAAAAAAAGTTGTTCATTGaaatccattttaatttttttttttcctctcaaaatatgaaatatgtTTGAATCATAACGATGCCAAGTAAATGGACAATCAAAGGAAAACttcaaatcttattttatttgttctttctATAAAAGAGGGGGGAAATAATGTCATTATCCATGAGCACTCTAGGAATCCTCTCATCTCCTGGCATACTTTTGAGGAACATTTGCTTTATAACAGCCCCTTTGCACTGAATCTCTTCTGCAATATTTTAGGGGTGCCTAGCACAAGTGTTAAACTCAAATGTTGAAAGATGATTGTGCTAACCACATCAACATATGCAACTGCAACCCCGTGACTGCCTTTTCGTGTCTCCAACCTTACTGCTCTCTTGATAATTCTTCCAAAGCTTGGGAGTAATCCCCCATTAGCAAACACCATCACATGGCCTAGACCTATGTAGTCAATTCCCGTGAGTATGGATCCAATTGCGGATAAAGGACCTATAAACCCAATTAGAGCAGCATAGCTTCATTAGAGCACTACATAAAAACATGTAGAAAACCCATATGGAATACAAAATTAGtataggaaaagaaagataagaACTTCTAAGCGACATTTGATCATACACATAgaacgcttttttttttaatataaaaaaaaaaaaaaaaaaaaaaaaaaaaaaaaaaaaaaacaaccatcaccaaagaaaaatgaatgaatcAAGTAATAGAAAACGAAGCACTAACAACCAACCAATAGACCAATGAATAGACTacttaaataaatgaataattcAGCATAAGCTACCAAAATTATTCAACTATCCAgagtatttgaaaaaaaaaaaaaacaaccatcaCCAAAGAAAAATGTAAGACCAGAAAAGAAACGTAGAGTTCTGGAGAGAGTcagaccaggaaaaaaaaaaaaaaaaaagcactcacaacagaaaagaaaggaaaaatagaaagagagtactcacaaataaaaacagttcggcttggtttttttttttttttttttcttttttctgccgGCAACCTGTGGAGGTGGAACAATGGTGGAGGAGGAATggaggaggagagagagagagagagagagagagagacaaatggAGAGACTAACAGTTTGAACACTaaacgtagagagagagagagataagacgtttttatttttttggttgggtttagAGTTAGgtttaaaatgtaataaataaaggtaattaatgagattttaataaaaatattgtaataatgaagtttttttttaaccgttggatctacttaaattcaatggtttaaaaaaggtgtaactcttttaagttacaccaggtgtaacttgaacctatctcatatatatgtatatatatttatctatcTATCCACCATGTTTTTGAGAATGGAAGTGCAAGCCATTTGTGAGAATTGTTAGTGACAGTTATAGTTATGTGCAAACAagtatttgtgtttgatttgacGGGGGAAAAATCCAGATTGTCAATAGTAGGTctatataaaaatcaataatatccTTTTGTGAGTGGAAACAAGTTGGGTCTCTAGGTCTTTGCCATGTACTCTGTCTTAAGCTTGGAGATTTGAGTTTTCACAGTACAACACTTCGGGTTACGAAATTATGATGATGAATTTACCATGTTGTAGTGATGTTTTTGTGCCATGGAGATGGTTTGGTGTCTAGGTCTTCATCACCATTGATGGGATTGACGAACCAAACTTACCTGGATGATCTCATCCAAACCGACGAGGCAGCATCAACAGATGGATCAACTTGGCCCCTTCGACGAAGTGGCCACATTACTAACGAAGATAAAGAAGCCATTCaatgaaatcaaataaatgtCTCGAAAAGTTACAGGAACAGCTGTACAGACCGTTGTGAGCCATCAAAACTCACATGATTGACCATGAGGCGTTACCAAAAGAGGCATTAAAGCCACCATAATAGCCATAATGGCTAGGAGCTACAGGGATGTATATATACAACCCTC is part of the Quercus robur chromosome 9, dhQueRobu3.1, whole genome shotgun sequence genome and harbors:
- the LOC126700901 gene encoding B3 domain-containing transcription factor VRN1-like, whose protein sequence is MGAFMAIFYPRAGRRSDVGSGRSSQIVRGVNPTKDAHQQLAVESIPEKFVREFGDELSTVSKLTVPYGPSWQVGLEKVDKNIWFCDGWKDFVEYHSICCGYFLVFEYQGNSNFHVLVFDKTATEIQYPLSKNCKLEDQVDIMELDDANISMHDKNENEMSNSDDELPTNHKEVGEKSVKKQISGMSSKGKLMMSRGRERVMQAARRLRPKNPSFMGIIGRANMHKHIMYIPARFAIKHLCGPQIAKLETSDGRQWSVNCHNRGRLSSAMNIGRGWIVFARENNLEEGDVCVFELIKGKPVVLNVSIFRVADYALPVK
- the LOC126700215 gene encoding binding partner of ACD11 1-like; amino-acid sequence: MLAEGYVLGKDELIKAKAFDEYHGVSATAAAKIAELSDRIGLTDKIHVGVETVKSVDKKFHVSEITKSAATITGTAAVVAAMVTGKAAVAAGYAVVNSTYFAKGALWVSDTLNRAAKAVADFGSHGTDGSKQID